In a single window of the Luteolibacter yonseiensis genome:
- a CDS encoding DUF47 domain-containing protein → MISLAKLFGKSDRFFELLASSAKSAHQSIEALARLLQESNGDISLADLAVARRNEKKTAEIISEELVKVFVTALDREDIEALSKALYRIPKTVEKFGERYEIMHHLVKAKDFAPQMAIAQEAALVVVRMVDMLSKSPRLEDIKAENDKMQELEGRADQLVVGYLKEIYSGSMDPIEAMAKRDLYDLLEKVIDRCRDAGNVVSQIVLKNS, encoded by the coding sequence GTGATCTCACTCGCAAAGCTATTTGGAAAATCGGACCGGTTCTTTGAACTCCTTGCCAGCAGTGCAAAATCGGCGCACCAGAGCATCGAAGCGCTCGCCCGCCTCCTGCAGGAATCGAACGGGGACATCTCCCTCGCTGACCTCGCGGTGGCACGCCGCAACGAGAAAAAAACGGCGGAAATCATCAGCGAGGAACTCGTGAAGGTCTTCGTCACCGCGCTGGACCGCGAGGACATCGAGGCCCTGTCGAAGGCCCTCTACCGCATTCCTAAAACGGTGGAGAAATTCGGCGAACGCTACGAAATCATGCACCACCTGGTGAAGGCGAAGGATTTCGCTCCACAGATGGCAATCGCCCAGGAAGCCGCGCTCGTGGTCGTCCGCATGGTGGACATGCTCTCGAAAAGCCCGCGCCTGGAGGACATCAAGGCGGAAAACGACAAGATGCAGGAGCTGGAAGGCCGTGCCGACCAACTTGTCGTCGGCTACCTGAAGGAAATCTACTCCGGCTCCATGGACCCGATCGAGGCCATGGCGAAGCGGGACCTCTACGACCTGCTGGAAAAAGTCATCGACCGCTGCCGCGACGCCGGCAACGTGGTCTCCCAGATCGTCCTGAAGAACTCCTGA